In a genomic window of Streptomyces pristinaespiralis:
- a CDS encoding non-ribosomal peptide synthetase: MTTLQTPGAQNPATAGPGADEARRTPLTEEQLGLLLQHRADPAASPYNVPLALDLRGPLDAAALEAALGRLVARHPMLSARVADDDHGDGPPFLDIDPGRAPRLERRTAADDGADAGTLLAEARRELDLERDGVLRAVLLGHGPEHHTLLLVVHHLVVDGESTGLLLADLLAAYEHGDVPGPAPAAFATYVGERAREAEKDTAAAETYWREHLDGADLTVDVPLDTPAGDDGRREAAVPLELDSRLWSEITAFSRTHRAGAAAVLLAAYLKALGTYGRQSAPTVGVPLGARTDPRYDRTVGYFVRTLLVRAPAQDEDLTAAGFVTGVQRELARAVDHSRLPFPRIAKLAPRTGSGAPFNCTFVLHSWADATAAATDGVALRGGLRAHWRQDVPTPGLGLLTLELYEGDGRLRGRLKYDASRIEAATAEAFTEHVTTLARQLVREPDAPVTGLEGIGPRARATLDHLNATDHPVADTDIDTLIRGVVEARPDAVAVRFADRSWTYRDLDARIEAYAAGLTARGVRAGDRVGILLPRSDEAVAVMLAVLRTGAAYVPLDAAHPEARRRHIADSSGMRLAVVDPSTAAACPPGPQQVPAAELAQPGTAAAVRGPAPSSALHILYTSGSTGTPKGVQLSHRALVTDVLAAIRHFGIGPGDTMLLKAPFTFDVSAHEMLVALVAGARLAVAPPDAERDPDLLAETLDRYGVTLLHAVPSQLRLLLEAENFGANRSLRTVVSTGESLPNELRTAFEAAHPARLHNAYGPTETSYSTVFSWARGDDAFWTRRAEVPIGVPFDNIRCHVLDEHQRPLPPGAPGELWIGGGTVSDGYIGDPERTADRYRTLDLGGRTETVYRTGDLVRLLPGGTLTHLGRLDDQVKINGNRVELGEVRAALLCLDGVEDATVQAVRHTHGSLQIVAHVVAPATDTAAIRQALKPLLPSHMLPARLHHVPRIPLLPNGKTDRQTLARLTTTADAPAPAPVADATVLPTAGGSPREAVTAAVDRAASAATAPAPAPAPAPAAHTSPTAGGSPQEAAPGAVDRAAMAAGTAPASAPVADATVLPTAGGSPREATPGAVDRAAVAATAPATADAPAADTPLASGGAPLEAATAATAPAQPVVSRAPDGAGEPVPATSPTPTPAPSAQVLERVRGVWAELLGDAGDQAQFFEAGGDSILAMQLVSRLRRAGFTLAMRDIYRNPVLADLAAHLGAGVPDAPQADESGGDGTRPAARAAGPVSPLAPVQSWFFRHIRTDLHQWNQSVLLELNEAVDPTVLRLALQSVVAAHPALSARFDEDPDDPDGPGRLMVRAAPFTAYPAREVLWERDITSDPELDRVMEDLERSLDPLRGVHVRALLAHDRRSPDAAPTHLLIAVHHLVVDGVSWRILLEDLEHALASLADGALPALPEEACRYEDWVASLPAVAARPGEADYWRALAAARAEAQTLLLTTPAPDEEHIRRVEFSLDEEATARLIGPLPRRLGLQVHQVMTGAFAQALARWRGSRAVTFDVETHGRHGRDELFRTVGWFTSIHPVVLGADRSVHPEQYLAQIGAALTAVPDGGVGFGACREFSPDAGLRTLLRDLPPALVCFNYYGQADQLSPNGGFRMSGRPIPREHSARCERVYGIEVYGIVHGGRLRMGLTWVPSPADGVDEAGVDALVEQMSWVLATLAGADPHAVTPAEITAPGATGPAPRPARPTAPPAVLAHSGDDGSDHGGAGDGPGTVPVTPQQHGLLLDALAHPGTGRYVEQLFWRWHGPLDTDRFTAAWQSVFDRETVLRASFDWQDEPCLVLHDHVTAEVTRHAAGPAGPADFDALMERDRLRGFDLRTPGLLRVTLVDDPAPADGREPLSVRILLTFHHVLLDGWSVSILLQEFYRAYLAGGALPGGERRPDVRDYSQWLSEQDTAPAREFWSDAVPAAAPVVQPAIPGPATGQSGSGRAECRLSAAEADRLRAWAAARAATESSALQAVWALLLYRAGGTSGPAPVGFGVTVSGRGIALDAVERLPGLLMNSLPMTIQVDPGHSLPRLLTELRDQALDMAAYEWVSTGQIHEWSGRRPGEKLVESLIVFENYPRSSGDLESALAAQGIRVELPDAAGSQTAFPVTLLAYRDVDGSLVLAAVHDRGRIADAEAEKLVAQCARLLRELPATDDEATTVADVLATVTDADLPRMAERSEQPDDTGETPADWPEGPEADLVRQAWQTVFGTTDVDPGEHFFEAGGHSLLAMRLLREISLRTGRTLRLDELLANPRAGMLARLLAETPHDGADADGAASVLVPLRPARQPGAGTVHLVHPPGGQVACYAQLAAGYPGPEALVGIRDPRVDDPEPEYRSTEQLAEHYLQALAPALESGERIVLGGFSGGGVIAYEIAQRITAQGGTPPLVVMVDAGAPDGELTDAEADGSFAGQLRAVAEGRTPDPASTTTDPEPPATDDDRAAATAEPAGSAAYLAEISQIAEWMRGDGGGDLVALMRDSVEAIQRYRPCSYAGPVVVLRAGDTSFGKGTDYDESDRFHGRPGLGWEDHVEDLTIRVVPGNHVTMLTGDNVRSLARILASAVKN; this comes from the coding sequence ATGACCACACTCCAGACCCCAGGCGCGCAGAACCCCGCGACCGCCGGACCGGGGGCGGACGAGGCACGCCGCACACCGCTCACCGAGGAGCAGCTGGGACTGCTGCTCCAGCATCGCGCCGACCCCGCCGCCTCCCCGTACAACGTGCCCCTCGCCCTCGACCTGCGCGGCCCGCTCGACGCCGCCGCGCTCGAGGCGGCGCTCGGCCGGCTCGTCGCCCGCCACCCGATGCTGTCCGCGCGCGTCGCCGACGACGACCACGGCGACGGCCCGCCCTTCCTCGACATCGACCCCGGCCGCGCCCCCCGCCTGGAGCGCCGCACCGCCGCCGACGACGGCGCGGACGCCGGCACGCTGCTCGCCGAGGCCCGCCGCGAACTCGACCTGGAACGGGACGGCGTGCTGCGCGCCGTCCTCCTCGGCCACGGCCCCGAGCACCACACCCTGCTGCTCGTCGTCCACCACCTCGTCGTCGACGGCGAGTCCACCGGCCTGCTCCTCGCCGACCTGCTCGCCGCCTACGAGCACGGGGACGTCCCCGGCCCCGCCCCCGCCGCCTTCGCCACCTACGTCGGCGAACGCGCCCGCGAGGCCGAGAAGGACACCGCCGCCGCGGAGACGTACTGGCGCGAACACCTCGACGGCGCCGACCTGACCGTCGACGTCCCCCTCGACACCCCCGCCGGAGACGACGGGCGCCGCGAGGCGGCCGTACCGCTGGAACTGGACAGCCGGCTCTGGAGTGAGATCACCGCGTTCTCCCGCACCCACCGCGCCGGAGCCGCCGCCGTCCTGCTCGCCGCCTACCTCAAGGCCCTCGGCACGTACGGCCGGCAGAGCGCGCCCACCGTCGGCGTGCCGCTCGGCGCCCGCACCGACCCGCGCTACGACCGCACCGTCGGCTACTTCGTACGCACCCTCCTGGTGCGCGCCCCCGCCCAGGACGAGGACCTGACCGCCGCCGGGTTCGTCACCGGCGTGCAGCGGGAACTGGCCCGCGCCGTCGACCACTCGCGGCTGCCGTTCCCGCGCATCGCCAAACTCGCCCCCCGCACCGGCTCCGGCGCCCCGTTCAACTGCACCTTCGTCCTGCACAGCTGGGCCGACGCCACCGCCGCCGCGACCGACGGCGTCGCACTGCGCGGCGGCCTGCGCGCCCACTGGCGCCAGGACGTGCCCACCCCGGGCCTGGGGCTGCTCACCCTGGAGCTGTACGAGGGCGACGGCCGGCTGCGCGGACGCCTCAAGTACGACGCCTCCCGCATCGAGGCCGCCACCGCCGAGGCGTTCACCGAACACGTCACCACCCTCGCCCGCCAACTGGTCCGCGAACCGGACGCCCCCGTGACCGGACTCGAGGGCATCGGCCCGCGCGCCCGCGCCACCCTCGACCACCTCAACGCCACCGACCACCCCGTCGCCGACACGGACATCGACACCCTGATCCGCGGCGTCGTCGAGGCCCGGCCGGACGCCGTCGCCGTCCGGTTCGCCGACCGCAGCTGGACCTACCGCGACCTGGACGCCCGCATCGAGGCGTACGCGGCCGGGCTCACCGCCCGCGGCGTGCGCGCCGGCGACCGGGTCGGCATCCTCCTGCCCCGCAGCGACGAGGCCGTCGCCGTGATGCTCGCGGTCCTGCGCACCGGGGCGGCCTACGTCCCCCTGGACGCCGCCCACCCCGAGGCGCGCCGCCGCCACATCGCCGACAGCAGCGGCATGCGGCTCGCGGTCGTGGACCCCTCGACGGCAGCGGCCTGCCCCCCGGGCCCGCAGCAGGTGCCGGCGGCCGAACTGGCCCAGCCCGGCACGGCGGCCGCGGTGCGCGGACCGGCCCCCTCCAGCGCCCTGCACATCCTCTACACCTCCGGCTCCACCGGCACCCCCAAGGGCGTCCAGCTCAGCCACCGCGCCCTGGTCACCGATGTGCTCGCCGCGATACGGCACTTCGGCATCGGCCCCGGCGACACGATGCTCCTCAAGGCGCCGTTCACCTTCGACGTCAGCGCCCACGAGATGCTCGTCGCCCTCGTCGCGGGCGCCCGGCTCGCCGTCGCACCGCCCGACGCGGAACGCGACCCCGACCTGCTGGCCGAGACCCTCGACCGGTACGGCGTCACGCTGCTGCACGCGGTGCCCTCCCAGCTCCGCCTGCTCCTGGAGGCGGAGAACTTCGGCGCCAACCGCAGCCTGCGCACCGTCGTCTCGACGGGCGAGTCCCTGCCCAACGAACTGCGCACCGCCTTCGAGGCCGCCCACCCGGCCCGGCTGCACAACGCCTACGGGCCGACCGAGACCTCCTACTCCACGGTCTTCTCCTGGGCCCGCGGCGACGACGCGTTCTGGACACGCCGCGCGGAGGTGCCGATCGGCGTGCCGTTCGACAACATCCGCTGCCACGTCCTCGACGAACACCAGCGGCCCCTGCCGCCCGGCGCGCCGGGCGAGCTGTGGATCGGCGGCGGCACCGTCTCCGACGGCTACATCGGCGACCCGGAACGCACCGCCGACCGCTACCGCACGCTCGACCTCGGCGGCCGCACCGAGACCGTCTACCGCACCGGCGACCTGGTCCGGCTGCTGCCGGGCGGCACGCTCACCCACCTGGGCCGCCTCGACGACCAGGTGAAGATCAACGGCAACCGGGTCGAACTCGGCGAGGTCCGGGCCGCGTTGCTGTGCCTCGACGGCGTCGAGGACGCCACGGTCCAGGCCGTCCGCCACACCCACGGCAGCCTCCAGATCGTGGCCCACGTGGTGGCTCCGGCGACGGACACGGCGGCGATCCGCCAGGCCCTGAAGCCCCTGCTCCCGTCCCACATGCTCCCGGCCCGCCTCCACCACGTCCCGCGCATCCCTCTCCTGCCCAACGGCAAGACCGACCGCCAGACCCTCGCCCGCCTGACCACGACGGCGGACGCCCCGGCGCCCGCGCCGGTCGCGGACGCCACCGTCCTGCCCACGGCGGGTGGTTCACCGCGGGAGGCGGTCACGGCCGCCGTCGACCGGGCGGCTTCGGCCGCCACCGCCCCGGCCCCGGCGCCCGCGCCGGCCCCGGCCGCCCACACCTCGCCCACAGCGGGTGGTTCACCGCAGGAGGCGGCCCCGGGCGCCGTCGACCGGGCGGCCATGGCGGCGGGGACCGCCCCGGCGTCCGCGCCGGTCGCGGACGCCACCGTCCTGCCCACGGCGGGTGGTTCACCGCGGGAGGCGACCCCGGGCGCCGTCGACCGGGCGGCTGTGGCCGCCACCGCGCCGGCCACGGCAGACGCCCCGGCCGCCGACACCCCGCTCGCATCGGGTGGTGCACCGCTGGAGGCGGCCACGGCCGCCACCGCCCCGGCGCAGCCGGTCGTCTCCCGGGCCCCCGACGGGGCCGGTGAGCCGGTGCCGGCCACCTCGCCCACGCCCACGCCCGCGCCTTCGGCGCAGGTGCTGGAGCGCGTGCGCGGCGTATGGGCGGAGCTGCTCGGGGACGCCGGGGACCAGGCGCAGTTCTTCGAGGCCGGCGGGGACTCCATCCTCGCCATGCAGCTCGTGTCCCGGCTGCGCCGCGCCGGGTTCACGCTCGCCATGCGCGACATCTACCGCAACCCCGTCCTGGCCGACCTCGCCGCGCACCTCGGCGCCGGGGTCCCGGACGCGCCGCAGGCCGACGAGAGCGGCGGCGACGGGACCCGGCCCGCCGCGCGGGCCGCCGGGCCGGTGTCACCGCTCGCGCCCGTGCAGTCGTGGTTCTTCCGGCACATCAGGACCGACCTCCACCAGTGGAACCAGTCCGTCCTGCTGGAGCTGAACGAAGCCGTCGACCCCACCGTCCTGCGGCTCGCCCTGCAGTCGGTCGTCGCCGCGCATCCCGCCCTGTCGGCCCGTTTCGACGAGGACCCGGACGACCCCGACGGCCCCGGCCGGCTCATGGTCCGCGCGGCACCGTTCACCGCCTACCCGGCACGGGAGGTGCTGTGGGAGCGGGACATCACCAGCGACCCGGAGCTCGACCGGGTGATGGAGGACCTCGAGCGCAGCCTGGACCCGCTGCGCGGCGTGCATGTGCGGGCCCTGCTCGCCCACGACCGGCGTTCCCCGGACGCCGCCCCGACCCATCTGCTGATCGCCGTCCACCACCTCGTCGTGGACGGGGTCTCCTGGCGCATCCTGCTGGAGGACCTCGAGCACGCCCTCGCCTCCCTCGCCGACGGGGCCCTGCCCGCCCTGCCCGAGGAGGCGTGCCGCTACGAGGACTGGGTCGCCTCACTGCCCGCCGTGGCCGCCCGGCCCGGCGAGGCCGACTACTGGCGCGCCCTCGCGGCGGCACGTGCCGAGGCCCAGACCCTGCTGCTGACCACGCCCGCGCCGGACGAGGAGCACATCCGCCGGGTCGAGTTCAGCCTCGACGAGGAGGCGACCGCCCGGCTCATCGGCCCGCTGCCGCGCCGGCTGGGCCTCCAGGTGCACCAGGTGATGACGGGCGCGTTCGCGCAGGCCCTCGCCCGCTGGCGGGGCAGCCGCGCCGTCACCTTCGACGTGGAGACCCACGGACGGCACGGCCGCGACGAACTGTTCCGTACCGTCGGCTGGTTCACCTCCATCCACCCCGTCGTCCTGGGCGCGGACCGCTCCGTGCACCCCGAGCAGTACCTCGCCCAGATCGGCGCGGCGCTGACCGCCGTACCGGACGGCGGCGTCGGCTTCGGCGCCTGCCGCGAGTTCTCCCCGGACGCCGGGCTGCGCACTCTGCTGCGTGACCTGCCGCCCGCCCTGGTGTGCTTCAACTACTACGGTCAGGCCGACCAGTTGAGCCCGAACGGCGGTTTCCGTATGTCGGGCCGTCCCATCCCGCGCGAGCACTCCGCCCGCTGCGAGCGCGTCTACGGCATCGAGGTGTACGGCATCGTCCACGGCGGCCGCCTGCGCATGGGCCTGACCTGGGTGCCGAGCCCGGCGGACGGTGTGGACGAGGCCGGCGTCGACGCGCTCGTGGAGCAGATGAGCTGGGTGCTGGCCACGCTCGCGGGCGCCGACCCGCACGCCGTGACCCCGGCCGAGATCACCGCGCCCGGCGCCACCGGCCCCGCCCCGCGCCCCGCCCGTCCCACCGCCCCTCCCGCCGTCCTCGCCCACAGCGGCGACGACGGGAGCGACCACGGCGGCGCCGGGGACGGCCCCGGGACCGTGCCGGTCACCCCCCAGCAGCACGGCCTGCTCCTGGACGCCCTCGCCCACCCCGGCACCGGCCGCTACGTGGAGCAGCTGTTCTGGCGCTGGCACGGCCCCCTGGACACCGACCGGTTCACCGCCGCCTGGCAGTCGGTGTTCGACCGCGAGACCGTGCTGCGGGCCTCCTTCGACTGGCAGGACGAGCCCTGCCTGGTCCTGCACGACCACGTCACCGCCGAGGTCACCCGCCACGCCGCGGGCCCCGCCGGCCCCGCCGACTTCGACGCGCTGATGGAACGCGACCGGCTGCGCGGCTTCGACCTGCGCACCCCCGGACTGCTGCGCGTCACCCTCGTCGACGACCCGGCGCCCGCCGACGGCCGAGAGCCGCTGTCGGTACGGATCCTGCTCACCTTCCACCACGTCCTGCTCGACGGCTGGAGCGTGTCCATCCTGCTCCAGGAGTTCTACCGCGCCTACCTCGCCGGCGGTGCGCTGCCCGGCGGCGAGCGGCGCCCCGACGTGCGCGACTACTCGCAATGGCTGTCCGAGCAGGACACCGCCCCCGCCCGGGAGTTCTGGTCCGACGCCGTCCCGGCCGCCGCGCCCGTCGTCCAGCCCGCCATCCCCGGCCCGGCGACCGGCCAGAGCGGCTCGGGCCGTGCGGAGTGCCGGCTCAGCGCCGCGGAGGCCGACCGGCTGCGCGCCTGGGCCGCGGCCCGCGCCGCCACCGAGTCCAGTGCCCTGCAGGCCGTGTGGGCGCTGCTGCTGTACCGGGCGGGCGGCACCAGCGGCCCGGCGCCGGTCGGTTTCGGTGTGACCGTCTCCGGCCGCGGCATCGCCCTCGACGCGGTCGAGCGGCTGCCCGGGCTGCTGATGAACTCGCTGCCCATGACCATCCAGGTCGACCCCGGCCACAGCCTTCCCCGGCTGCTGACGGAACTGCGCGACCAGGCTCTGGACATGGCGGCCTACGAGTGGGTCTCCACCGGCCAGATCCACGAGTGGAGCGGCCGCAGGCCGGGCGAGAAGCTCGTCGAGAGCCTCATCGTCTTCGAGAACTACCCGCGCTCCTCCGGCGACCTGGAATCCGCCCTCGCCGCCCAGGGCATCCGCGTCGAACTGCCCGACGCGGCCGGCTCGCAGACCGCGTTCCCCGTCACCCTGCTCGCCTACCGCGACGTGGACGGCAGCCTGGTCCTCGCCGCCGTCCACGACCGCGGCCGGATCGCCGACGCCGAGGCGGAGAAGCTGGTCGCCCAGTGCGCCCGGCTGCTGCGCGAACTGCCCGCCACCGACGACGAGGCCACCACCGTCGCCGACGTGCTGGCCACCGTCACCGACGCGGACCTGCCGCGCATGGCCGAACGCTCCGAGCAGCCGGACGACACCGGCGAAACGCCCGCCGACTGGCCCGAGGGCCCGGAGGCGGACTTGGTCAGGCAGGCGTGGCAGACCGTCTTCGGCACCACCGACGTCGACCCCGGCGAGCACTTCTTCGAAGCCGGCGGCCACTCCCTGCTGGCCATGCGGCTGCTGCGCGAGATCAGCCTGCGCACCGGCCGCACCCTGCGCCTGGACGAACTGCTCGCCAACCCCCGGGCCGGCATGCTCGCCCGCCTCCTCGCCGAGACCCCGCACGACGGCGCGGACGCCGACGGCGCCGCATCGGTCCTCGTACCGCTGCGGCCCGCCCGGCAGCCCGGCGCCGGCACCGTCCACCTCGTCCACCCCCCGGGCGGTCAGGTCGCCTGCTACGCGCAGCTCGCCGCCGGCTACCCCGGCCCCGAGGCGCTCGTCGGCATCCGCGACCCGCGCGTCGACGACCCCGAGCCCGAGTACCGCTCCACGGAGCAGCTGGCAGAGCACTACCTCCAGGCGCTCGCCCCCGCCCTGGAATCGGGGGAGCGGATCGTGCTGGGCGGCTTCTCCGGCGGCGGCGTCATCGCCTACGAGATCGCCCAGCGGATCACCGCGCAGGGCGGCACACCGCCGCTGGTGGTGATGGTCGACGCGGGCGCGCCGGACGGTGAACTGACCGACGCGGAGGCCGACGGCTCGTTCGCCGGTCAACTGCGGGCGGTCGCCGAAGGCCGCACCCCCGACCCCGCGTCCACCACCACCGACCCCGAACCCCCCGCCACGGACGACGACCGGGCCGCCGCCACCGCGGAGCCCGCCGGGTCGGCCGCCTACCTCGCCGAGATCTCCCAGATCGCCGAATGGATGCGCGGCGACGGCGGCGGCGACCTCGTCGCGCTGATGCGCGACAGCGTCGAGGCGATCCAGCGCTACCGGCCCTGCTCCTACGCCGGTCCCGTCGTCGTGCTGCGCGCGGGGGACACCAGCTTCGGCAAGGGCACCGACTACGACGAGAGCGACCGGTTCCACGGCCGTCCCGGCCTCGGCTGGGAGGACCACGTCGAAGACCTCACCATCCGGGTCGTGCCGGGCAACCACGTGACCATGCTGACCGGCGACAACGTGCGCAGCCTCGCCCGGATCCTGGCGTCCGCCGTCAAGAACTGA
- a CDS encoding LLM class flavin-dependent oxidoreductase → MTAPRRRITLAGIIDGPGGHVAAWRHPATKADAQLDFEFHRDNARTLERGLFDAVFIADIVAVWGTRLDSLCRTSRTEHFEPLTLLAAYAAVTEHIGLCATATTTYNEPAHIAARFASLDHLSGGRAGWNVVTSAAPWESANFGFPEHLEHGKRYERAEEFIDVVKKLWDSDGRPVDHRGTHFEAPGPLGIARPPQGRPVIIQAGSSPVGREFAARHAEVIFTRHNRLSDAQDFYGDLKARVARHGRDPEKVLVWPTLAPIVAATDTEAKQRLQELQDLTHDHVALRTLQDHLGDVDLSAYPIDGPVPDIPYTNQSQSTTERLIGLARRENLSIRELALRLMGDIVVGTPEQLADHMESWFTGRGADGFNIDFPYLPGSADDFVDHVVPELQRRGLYRSGYEGTTLRANLGIDAPRKAGAAA, encoded by the coding sequence ATGACCGCACCCCGCCGGCGCATCACCCTCGCCGGCATCATCGACGGCCCCGGCGGCCATGTGGCCGCCTGGCGCCACCCGGCGACCAAGGCGGACGCCCAGCTCGACTTCGAATTCCACCGCGACAACGCCCGCACCCTCGAACGCGGCCTGTTCGACGCCGTGTTCATCGCGGACATCGTCGCCGTGTGGGGCACCCGCCTGGACTCCCTGTGCCGCACCTCGCGCACCGAGCACTTCGAACCGCTCACCCTGCTCGCCGCCTACGCCGCGGTCACCGAGCACATCGGCCTGTGCGCCACCGCCACCACCACGTACAACGAACCGGCGCACATCGCCGCCCGCTTCGCCTCCCTCGACCACCTCAGCGGCGGCCGGGCCGGCTGGAACGTCGTCACCTCCGCCGCACCGTGGGAGTCCGCCAACTTCGGCTTCCCCGAGCACCTGGAGCACGGCAAACGCTACGAGCGGGCCGAGGAGTTCATCGACGTCGTCAAAAAACTGTGGGACAGCGACGGCCGCCCCGTCGACCACCGCGGCACCCACTTCGAGGCCCCCGGCCCGCTCGGGATCGCCCGCCCCCCGCAGGGCCGCCCCGTCATCATCCAGGCCGGCTCCTCGCCGGTGGGACGCGAGTTCGCCGCCCGGCACGCCGAGGTCATCTTCACCCGGCACAACCGGCTCTCCGACGCCCAGGACTTCTACGGCGACCTCAAGGCACGCGTCGCCCGGCACGGCCGCGACCCCGAGAAGGTCCTCGTGTGGCCGACCCTCGCGCCGATCGTCGCCGCCACCGACACCGAGGCGAAGCAGCGCCTGCAGGAACTGCAGGACCTCACCCACGACCATGTCGCCCTGCGCACCCTTCAGGACCACCTCGGCGACGTCGACCTGAGCGCGTACCCGATCGACGGGCCCGTCCCCGACATCCCGTACACCAACCAGTCCCAGTCGACGACCGAGCGGCTGATCGGCCTGGCCAGGCGCGAGAACCTCAGCATCCGCGAGCTGGCCCTGCGGCTGATGGGCGACATCGTCGTCGGCACACCGGAGCAGCTCGCCGACCACATGGAGAGCTGGTTCACCGGCCGCGGCGCCGACGGCTTCAACATCGACTTCCCGTACCTGCCGGGCTCCGCCGACGACTTCGTCGACCACGTGGTGCCCGAACTGCAGCGCCGCGGCCTGTACCGCTCGGGCTACGAGGGCACCACCCTGCGGGCCAACCTCGGCATCGACGCCCCCCGGAAGGCAGGTGCAGCGGCTTGA
- a CDS encoding MbtH family protein produces MSNPFEDAEGTFLVLVNHEGQYSLWPSFAEVPAGWTVALPATDRESALAHITDRWTDMRPQSLIDAMNGTAA; encoded by the coding sequence ATGAGCAACCCCTTCGAGGACGCCGAGGGCACCTTTCTCGTCCTGGTCAACCACGAGGGCCAGTACTCGCTCTGGCCGTCCTTCGCCGAGGTCCCGGCCGGCTGGACCGTCGCCCTGCCGGCCACCGACCGCGAGAGCGCCCTGGCCCACATCACCGACCGGTGGACCGACATGCGGCCCCAGAGCCTCATCGACGCCATGAACGGCACGGCGGCGTGA
- a CDS encoding aminotransferase-like domain-containing protein — protein MTAGLLEAPGLAAAPLTTADLHASLTDPALTSMTLLNEITGNYPQAVSFAAGRPYEGHYDTEALHHHLRRFTRHLEQDLGHSEEQVRRTLFQYGPTKGVINDLLVRQLHTDEHITADPEAVLVTTGCQEAMVLLLRALRRDARDTVLAAAPTYVGFTGAARLTEMTVRQVPEGPGGLDAADLARAVRAARAEGLRPRACYVVPDFSNPGGARMSEADRRRLLHAADELDILLIEDNPYSMFHDGQGRPPTLKSMDRSGRVVYIGSFAKTAFPGARIGYVVADQPVAEGGLLVDQLAKLKSMLTLNTSALAQAVIGGLLLEHGCSMERACAREAAVYRTNLNVLLDGLATRFPPGSGVTWNTPAGGLFAVLSVPFTADEAALEESAGRFGVLWTPMYHFYAGTGGLTQLRLSYSVLTPDEITTGLDRLAAFVAARTPR, from the coding sequence GTGACCGCGGGCCTGCTCGAGGCGCCCGGGCTGGCCGCGGCCCCGCTGACCACCGCCGACCTGCACGCCAGCCTCACCGATCCGGCCCTGACCTCGATGACCCTCCTCAACGAGATCACCGGCAACTACCCCCAGGCCGTGTCGTTCGCCGCGGGCCGGCCCTACGAGGGCCACTACGACACCGAGGCCCTCCACCACCACCTGCGGCGCTTCACCCGCCACCTCGAGCAGGACCTCGGCCACAGCGAGGAACAGGTACGCCGCACCCTGTTCCAGTACGGGCCCACCAAGGGCGTCATCAACGACCTCCTCGTACGCCAGCTGCACACCGACGAACACATCACCGCCGACCCCGAAGCGGTCCTGGTCACCACCGGCTGCCAGGAGGCCATGGTCCTGCTGCTGCGCGCCCTGCGCCGCGACGCACGCGACACCGTCCTCGCCGCCGCCCCCACCTACGTGGGATTCACCGGGGCCGCCCGCCTCACCGAAATGACGGTCCGCCAGGTCCCCGAAGGCCCCGGCGGACTCGACGCCGCGGACCTCGCCCGCGCCGTGCGCGCCGCCCGCGCCGAAGGACTGCGACCGCGCGCCTGCTACGTCGTCCCCGACTTCTCCAACCCCGGCGGCGCCCGCATGTCGGAGGCCGACCGCCGCCGGCTGCTGCACGCCGCCGACGAGCTGGACATCCTCCTCATCGAGGACAACCCGTACTCGATGTTCCACGACGGCCAGGGCCGGCCGCCGACCCTGAAGTCGATGGACCGCTCCGGACGCGTCGTCTACATCGGCTCGTTCGCCAAGACCGCCTTCCCCGGCGCCCGCATCGGCTACGTCGTCGCCGACCAGCCCGTCGCCGAGGGCGGCCTGCTCGTCGACCAGCTCGCCAAGCTCAAGAGCATGCTCACCCTCAACACCTCGGCCCTCGCCCAGGCCGTCATCGGCGGCCTGCTCCTCGAGCACGGCTGCAGCATGGAACGAGCCTGCGCCCGCGAGGCCGCCGTCTACCGCACCAACCTGAACGTCCTCCTCGACGGCCTCGCCACCCGCTTCCCGCCCGGCAGCGGCGTCACCTGGAACACCCCCGCCGGCGGCCTCTTCGCCGTGCTGAGCGTGCCGTTCACCGCCGACGAAGCGGCCCTGGAGGAGTCGGCGGGCCGCTTCGGCGTCCTGTGGACACCGATGTACCACTTCTACGCGGGCACCGGCGGCCTGACCCAACTGCGCCTGTCCTACAGCGTGCTGACCCCCGACGAGATCACCACCGGCCTGGACCGCCTCGCCGCCTTCGTCGCCGCCCGCACGCCCCGCTGA